One genomic region from Cardinium endosymbiont of Dermatophagoides farinae encodes:
- a CDS encoding cold-shock protein codes for MEGVVKWFDPAKGYGFIKPVNGGKDVFVHISALVASRVSMIDQGQSVDFEITSDRGKEVASNIKVLDA; via the coding sequence ATGGAAGGAGTAGTAAAATGGTTTGACCCAGCTAAAGGTTATGGGTTTATCAAACCAGTAAATGGAGGTAAGGATGTCTTTGTGCACATAAGTGCACTTGTTGCATCTAGAGTAAGCATGATAGACCAAGGCCAATCGGTGGACTTTGAAATCACCAGCGATAGAGGTAAGGAGGTAGCTAGTAACATTAAAGTTCTTGATGCGTAA